The Candidatus Binataceae bacterium genome includes the window GCTCGTTGATGAGCCGCAGCCCCGTTTCGAAATCGGGAGCGCGCACGACGGAGAGCACTGGGCCGAAAATCTCTTCGCGGTAGATCTTCATTTTGGGTGTTACCTGATCGAAGAGGCATCCGCCGATGAAAAATCCGTCTTCGTGATCGCGAACCTTGAGTGCGCGGCCATCGAGCACGAGCCTTGCGCCCTCTTTGATGCCGGAATCGATATAGCCGCTGACCCGCTCCACGAGCTGTCGCGAGACAAGCGGACCCATCTCGACGCCGTCCGCAGTGCCGGGACCGACCTTCAATTTTTCGATGCGCGGCACGAGTCGCTCGACGAGCGCGTCGCCGGCTCTGCCGACCGCAACAGCGACCGAGATCGCCATGCATCGCTCGCCCGCCGAGCCGTATGCCGCCCCGACTAGCGCATCGGCGGCCTGGTCGAGGTCGGCGTCGGGCATCACCATCATGTGATTCTTGGCACCGCCGAGTGCCTGCACTCGTTTTCCGCGCGCCGCTCCGGTTGCATAGATGTACTGCGCGATCGGAGTCGAGCCGACGAAGCTCACCGCCGCGATTCCGGGATGTTCGAGGATCGCATCGACGGCGCGCTTGTCGCCATGAACGACATTGAAGACGCCGTCAGGCAGACCGGCCTGCTTGAGCAGCGCGGCGATTCGCACGCTCGCAGATGGATCGCGCTCAGAGGGCTTGAGGATGAAGGAGTTGCCGCAAGCGATCGCGACCGGGAACATCCACATCGGCACCATCGCGGGAAAGTTGAACGGCGTGATTCCGGCGCACACGCCGAGCGGCTGGCGCATCGACCATGAGTCGATGCCGCGCCCGACCTGCTCGGAAAATTCGCCCTTCAGCAATTGCGGGATGCCGCACGCGAACTCGACGACCTCGAGGCCGCGCGTCACTTCGCCGCGCGCATCGGACAGCACCTTGCCGTGCTCGGCCGTGATGATCTCCGCGATCTCGCTCGAGTGTTTGTCGAGCAGTTCACGGAACGCGAACATCACGCGCGCTCGCGCGGGAGCGGGAGTCGCAGCCCAACTTGGAAATGCCGCCGCGGCCGCCTTCACGGCGGCATCGACTTCCGCCGCGCCGCCCATCAGAACCTTGCGAGCGCATTTGCCAGTCGCGGGATTGAAGACCTCGCCGAGCTCGCCGCCGCCGTGAGCAAATGAAGAGCCGCCGATAAAATGAGCGATCGCGTCCATGCATCCTTGTCCCGCGAAAACGCACGAGCCGCAAGCTCATTAAAAACAAAAACGGCGGACTGCTCTCGCAACCCGCCGCGCACAACTCTTAGGATCGTTCTATTCTTTTGCAGCCAAGCGAAGTTCCGCGCTTAGGGGAACTTCAAATGTGTCGCCGCGAAGGAGGCGAGCCGAGAAAAACAAAACCTCAAGATTTTCGACTTCGCTGGTGTCTGGATTGAGTCGGGCGATAGTTTCATCGCCAATCTCCTCCGATTCCTGCCCCGCGTATGGCGCGCACTTGCTGATGTAAAGAATGTCTGCCAGCGGCGGCTCGAAGCGGCGTCACTCACGACTAATACAGTCAGATGCTTCCCGCCTTTCAAGTTAGCGTGGAAGCGAGTGAACAGCCTCGCCGATCGGAAACGCCTGCTGATCCTTAGTCGGGATCTGCAAGCGTACTCGCTAAGAGGTCGCGATGGTCTGGCAACAGGTCTGGATGATTGTCCGCGATGTGCCCTTCGCGTTCGTTTCCAAGCTCAACTTCGGCTTGCAGACGAGGGCACGGAAAGCGAGTCTTCGCATCACGCGACGTGAATCGCTTTCGCGCTTTACCTAGCGTTGCCGGCCCGGCAACTTCCTACTTGCCGACGATGAAGACGCAGCTGGTGGTGCCGCTGCCGCCGATGTTCAGCATCGCCATCGTCTTGGCGTTTTCTACCTGGTAGTCGCCGGCGGTGGCGGTGAGCTGGCGATGTACGTCGAGCATCTGGCGCACTCCGGTCGCGCCGACAGGATGGCCGGCGCCGATGAGGCCGCCGCTCGGGTTGATCGGGCACTTGCCGCCCATCTCGATCACGCCTTCCTCCACCGCTTTCCACGATTCGCCCGGTTTGGTCAGACCGAAGTGATCGATCGCCATGTACTCGGAGGTGGTGAAACAGTCGTGGGTCTCGATCGCGGAGAGCTGCTCGACGCCCGCGATACCGGCGCGCTTGAAGGCGTCGAGGATCGTCTGGCGCGTATGCGGCAGCACGTAAGGATCATCCTTGCTCTCGAGGACTTTGGCCTCGAACTCGAGCGGCGCGGTGTGATGGCCCCATCCGAGGATGCGCGGGATGTCGCTGAGGCTCTTGCCGTTGCGCTTGGCCCACTTCGTCGCGAATTCTTCCGACGCCAGGAAGACCGCGACCGAGCCGTCTGTTACCTGCGAGCAGTCGCTCACCTTGATGCGCCCGCCGATCACAGTGTTGAACTTGCTCTGCTGCTGCGCGTGGCTCTCGCTCATGAACCAGTTGCGCGTCTGCGCGTTGGGATTGCGTTTGGCGTTGGAATAATTGACGGCCGAGATGTGCGCGAGATGCTCATCCTTCAGGCCGAAGCGCTTGTCGTATTCGTCACCGAGGCGGCCGAAGAGTTTTGGAAAGGGAAACTCGATTCCCTTGGCTTCGCGCTCGTACCATGCGGCGGTGCCGAGATAGTCGCCGCCGGTGGTGGAATCAACGGTCTTCATCTGCTCGACTCCGCATACGCAGGCGAGATCGTAACGGCCCGCCTCGATTTCGGCCGATGCCGCCAGCAGCGCGATCGATCCCGAGGCGCAGGCGGCCTCATGCCGCGAGGTCGGCATCCCGGAAAACTGTGGATCGATCTCGACGAAGAACGCGCCGACGTGACCCTGCTTGGCGTAGAGTTCGGCGGCGAAGTTGCCGACGTGCGCAGTCTCGACTTCGCGCGGTTCGATCTTCGTGGCCTCGAGACCGCCGAGCGTTGCCTCGCGCATCATCGCGACAAAATGTTTGCCCTCTTTAGACCAGTTGCGAGCAAAGTCAGTCTGCGCGCCACCAAGGACATAAACGGGTTTAGCCATCGCGAGCTCCTTCTTCGATTCTAGCCGACCAGCGTGCGGCCGTATTCGAGCACGCCGCCTTTGAACAGTTTACCATCGTTGGCCGCGAGTTGCTCGATCGCATGCGGCACCACGAGCTTCGCATTCTTCAAGAGCGCGACCGTGTTTTTGGCGCCCAGCAGATCGACCAGCGCGCACGGCGGCGCCCAGTTGAAACCGTAGCTCATGATCGTATCGACATCGGCCGGCGATTCGGCCACTTCGCCGACGCGATTCAGCCCGTAGCTCACATAGCCGAGCACGACGCGCCGGCACAAGTCGGCGTCGGCACCCTCGGCCTCGGCGAAGACCTTCATCGCCGCGCGATACTTGCCGACGCGGTTGAGCGACTTCATCTTCTCGACGAATTCGATCGGCGCCGGCTTCTCGAGCGCTTCATGCTTGCCGGTTTTCGGATTGAGCGCGAAGACGGCCTTGCCTTCCTTGCGATAGAAGCCACCGCGCTCCGGAGTCTTGTCGCCGAGGCATCCCGCGGCGAGGCCTTTTTCCATGTAGGCGGGCATCTTGAAGCACTCGTGCGCCTCGTCCTCACAGTTGGCAAAGACGTTATCGACGATCGCCTTGTGCACGTCCCATCCGACGAGATCGATTGTCGCAAGCGGCGCCATAGCGCGCCCGGTATGCGGGCCGATTAGATAGTCGATGTACGCAACGCCATGCTCGCCGGCGAGCTGCGCCGTTTCGTTGAGAACTTTGAATCCGACGCGATTGCCGACGAAGGCCGGGCGATCCTTGGTCACGATCACTTTGCGCCCGAGATGTTTGGTCAGCATCGCGACGACGTTTTTGACCACGGCGGGATCGGTGTCGCCGTGAGGGATAACTTCGGTGCCGACGATCACGTGCGGCGGATTGAAAAGATGGATACCGAGGAAGTTGCGGCGGAAGGAATCGCTGCGCCCGCGCGCCATCTCCGCGATCGAAAGTCCAGATGAGCCGGTCGCGACGACAGAATCGGGGCGACGGTACTTATCAACCAGCTCGAAGAACTTTTTCTTGAGCGCGAGGTCTTCGGCCAGCGACTCGAATATGATTGCGGATTCGGAGACGCTGCGCTCGAGGTCCTTGTCGTAGCACCCGAGCCTGATCCGCTCGGCGATCGCCTCGGCGCGCGCGTCATTCTGCGTATCGGTGAGGCCCTCTTTGGCTTTCGCGTCGTCGCGCGCGAGCATCGTCACGTCATAGCCCGCGCCGGCGAAGACGCATGCCGCACCCGCGCCCATCGTGCCGTTCGCGCCCAGAATTACGACCTTGTTGTTATCGGCCAAGCGATTCTATTCCCCGCGTTTGGATTTTTGCGTCAGAGGCATTTCTTAAATGTGATCATCGCCGGGCGCCTGCGCCAGTGTAGGGGCGCCAGAGAAATCGAGCTCATGCAGGCTGCGAACGATTCCGCCGGGCTGGATCGCAGAAATGTTATCCGAGCCCGATGAGCCGCGCCACAGGCGAAAGGCCCTACCGAACACCCGTTAGGCTGCGCGATGCCTTCAGCCTGTCCGACCTCGTCACGCGGAATTCGGCCGGCGCTGGCGTCGCTCTGGATTCCCGCGCTGTGGTACAGGTCAACCTTGCATATAGCAGCTGAGGTACAACAGCGTGACTGACACTCGAGATTTCCAGACGATCAAGGTCGAAATCGAAGGGCCGCTCGGGCGGCTGACGCTCAATCGGCCGGAGCGGCTGAATGCGATCGGGGCGACGATGCTGCGCGAGCTGGCCGAGGCGGCGCGCTGGTTCGATACGCATCGCGATTTGCGCGTCGTGATCGTGAGCGGCGCGGGGCGCGCGTTTTCAGCAGGCGCCGATCTCAAGGATTCTCCCGCTGCTGCAGCGACTGCCAGCAGCGGCGGCTCATGGCTCGCACGGCGCGAGGCGGGACAGCTCGGATTGCGCGCGGCCGACGCGCTTGAGAACATGCACGCCGTCACGATCGCGCAGGTTCACGGCTATGCGGTCGGCGGCGGGCTCGTGCTCGCGGCGGTATGCGATCTGCGCGTGGCGGCCGAGGACGCATTGTTCTTCATCCCGGAAATCGAGCTCGGCATCCCGCTCGCATGGGGCGGCATCCCGCGTCTGGTGCGTGAGATCGGACCGGCGCTCACCAAGGAACTCGTGATGACGTGCCGCCGCTTCAGCCCGGCGGAGGCCAAGGCGGTCGGATTTCTAAATCGCGTCGTTCCCGCTTCGAGACTGCAACACGAGGTCGAGGAGTTGGCTCAGCAACTGATCTCGATGCCATCAGTGCCGATCGCGATCACCAAAGAGCACGTCAACTCGGTAGTGCGCGCGATGGGCACCGGCACGACGGCGTTCTCAGACGGCGACGTGCTGATGGGCTCGTTCGGCGAAGAGGAGTCCCGCGCCGCTGCCACCAAGTATCGCGAAAAAGCTCTCGGCAAAAAGAAATAGATTCAAACTGCGCGGAGCGTGGTTGAGATATCGCCGCGGGTTGCTGACTCGGCCGGAATAAAGGTGCTGACGACGCCGATCGCGGCGGCGATCGCGATTCCGTTGACGATACTCTTGTGCGGAATCGAGATCGCGTAGGCCAGCATCCCGATTGAGGCCGAGGCGTGCGGCAGGAACTTGAGTCCGATCCATGCGCCGCCACACCCGAGGATTCCGCCCACGATGCCGATCACCATTCCCTCGGCCACAACCATCGCAACGACCGCTCTGCGCGTGAAGCCGATCGAGCGCATCACGGCCATCTCGCGGCGCCGCTCCCGCACCGACATCGCGGCGGTATTGGCGGCGACCAGGCCGATCGCAATTACGACCACGAGCGCCAGGAACTTCGCGCCGTTCAGCAGCACGCTCATCTGCGCGACGCGATTCTCGGAGACCGCGAGCTCGGACTGGGTTTTGGTCTCGAACGACGCGTTGGCGAAAGTCTCGTCGATATCGCGGATGACCTGGGGAATATTCTGTGCGTGATCGACCTTGACCCAGAAGATGTTGTCGGTGCCCGGACTGTTGAGCACCTGGTCGAGGTAGTCGTGATGGAATACGACGACGAAGCTCGCGGTCGAGCCGGTTAGCTGGCCGACGACCTTGAGTTGGATATCGACGGGTACGTTGAGGCCGTGGAGCATCACCTGGTCGCCGACCTTCCAATGAAAGCGATCCATCAGCGTGCGCCCGACCATCGCGCCTGTGCGCTCCGCCACGAAAGCATCCGCTGACTGCTTATTAATT containing:
- a CDS encoding enoyl-CoA hydratase/isomerase family protein, which gives rise to MTDTRDFQTIKVEIEGPLGRLTLNRPERLNAIGATMLRELAEAARWFDTHRDLRVVIVSGAGRAFSAGADLKDSPAAAATASSGGSWLARREAGQLGLRAADALENMHAVTIAQVHGYAVGGGLVLAAVCDLRVAAEDALFFIPEIELGIPLAWGGIPRLVREIGPALTKELVMTCRRFSPAEAKAVGFLNRVVPASRLQHEVEELAQQLISMPSVPIAITKEHVNSVVRAMGTGTTAFSDGDVLMGSFGEEESRAAATKYREKALGKKK
- a CDS encoding FtsX-like permease family protein, translating into MLALLPLLLRNITRNPRRTILTILSIAVSIFIFAALMSLPSLVSQILRERANSLRLVVYNKGGYFNTTLPSAYARRIENIDHVERVIGESIFLATYRNPDDQVPALAADHEHFAEVFSDYGINKQSADAFVAERTGAMVGRTLMDRFHWKVGDQVMLHGLNVPVDIQLKVVGQLTGSTASFVVVFHHDYLDQVLNSPGTDNIFWVKVDHAQNIPQVIRDIDETFANASFETKTQSELAVSENRVAQMSVLLNGAKFLALVVVIAIGLVAANTAAMSVRERRREMAVMRSIGFTRRAVVAMVVAEGMVIGIVGGILGCGGAWIGLKFLPHASASIGMLAYAISIPHKSIVNGIAIAAAIGVVSTFIPAESATRGDISTTLRAV
- a CDS encoding acetyl-CoA acetyltransferase, with the translated sequence MAKPVYVLGGAQTDFARNWSKEGKHFVAMMREATLGGLEATKIEPREVETAHVGNFAAELYAKQGHVGAFFVEIDPQFSGMPTSRHEAACASGSIALLAASAEIEAGRYDLACVCGVEQMKTVDSTTGGDYLGTAAWYEREAKGIEFPFPKLFGRLGDEYDKRFGLKDEHLAHISAVNYSNAKRNPNAQTRNWFMSESHAQQQSKFNTVIGGRIKVSDCSQVTDGSVAVFLASEEFATKWAKRNGKSLSDIPRILGWGHHTAPLEFEAKVLESKDDPYVLPHTRQTILDAFKRAGIAGVEQLSAIETHDCFTTSEYMAIDHFGLTKPGESWKAVEEGVIEMGGKCPINPSGGLIGAGHPVGATGVRQMLDVHRQLTATAGDYQVENAKTMAMLNIGGSGTTSCVFIVGK
- a CDS encoding 3-hydroxyacyl-CoA dehydrogenase family protein is translated as MADNNKVVILGANGTMGAGAACVFAGAGYDVTMLARDDAKAKEGLTDTQNDARAEAIAERIRLGCYDKDLERSVSESAIIFESLAEDLALKKKFFELVDKYRRPDSVVATGSSGLSIAEMARGRSDSFRRNFLGIHLFNPPHVIVGTEVIPHGDTDPAVVKNVVAMLTKHLGRKVIVTKDRPAFVGNRVGFKVLNETAQLAGEHGVAYIDYLIGPHTGRAMAPLATIDLVGWDVHKAIVDNVFANCEDEAHECFKMPAYMEKGLAAGCLGDKTPERGGFYRKEGKAVFALNPKTGKHEALEKPAPIEFVEKMKSLNRVGKYRAAMKVFAEAEGADADLCRRVVLGYVSYGLNRVGEVAESPADVDTIMSYGFNWAPPCALVDLLGAKNTVALLKNAKLVVPHAIEQLAANDGKLFKGGVLEYGRTLVG
- a CDS encoding CoA-acylating methylmalonate-semialdehyde dehydrogenase, translating into MDAIAHFIGGSSFAHGGGELGEVFNPATGKCARKVLMGGAAEVDAAVKAAAAAFPSWAATPAPARARVMFAFRELLDKHSSEIAEIITAEHGKVLSDARGEVTRGLEVVEFACGIPQLLKGEFSEQVGRGIDSWSMRQPLGVCAGITPFNFPAMVPMWMFPVAIACGNSFILKPSERDPSASVRIAALLKQAGLPDGVFNVVHGDKRAVDAILEHPGIAAVSFVGSTPIAQYIYATGAARGKRVQALGGAKNHMMVMPDADLDQAADALVGAAYGSAGERCMAISVAVAVGRAGDALVERLVPRIEKLKVGPGTADGVEMGPLVSRQLVERVSGYIDSGIKEGARLVLDGRALKVRDHEDGFFIGGCLFDQVTPKMKIYREEIFGPVLSVVRAPDFETGLRLINEHEYGNGTSIFTRDGCAAREFTSRVQIGMVGVNVPIPVPMAFHSFGGWKRSIFGDTAMHGSEGIRFYTHLKTITARWPEHEHRMRAEFDIPTTK